A region of the Polaribacter sp. L3A8 genome:
GAAAGCAATACCATCATATAATAAATTATAGAAATATTGTTAAGTAATAAAATATTCATATAATATCTTTAAATAATTCTGTCCATTTTATCATGATTTTATCAATATGGAATTGTTTTACATTTTTGGATGCATTTTGCCCCATCAACAATCTTTCTTTATTATTAACCATTAAATATTCTAAGTTTTTAGCAAAAAAATCTATGTTAAAATCGCTTACTAAATAACCATCTTTTTTATGAGAAATAATTTCTGAAGGACCACATTCGCAATCAAAAGCAACACATGGTAAACCACATTCCATTGCCTCTGTTAATACCAACCCAAAACCTTCGTATCTTGATGAAAAAGCCAGTATAGAACTATTTAATAATGCTTCTTTTATTTTTTTTGATGGTGATTTTAATAAAATTACTTTTTGTAAATGATAACGATTTATTAGGTCTAATAAATAGTCTTTATCTTGTCCTTCTCCATAAATTGTTAATTTCCAATCTGGATTGTTTTTTGTAATTAAACGAAATGCATTAATCAATAAATCAAAACCTTTTTGAGCTATAAATCTACCAATGGCTATAATTTCTTTTTGCTGCCCATCAGACTTTTTATCAGAAGAAAAAGACAAAGGATTAGAAATTACCAAACTATTGGATGGTTTTTGCCAAAGTGACTGATCTTTTTCTGTTAACAAAACAAACTTATCATATTTTAAAACGACTCTTTGTTGTTTGTACTGAAGATAACGAGCATATAATTTTCTAAATTTTCTAAAGGATAAATTTGGAATATTATCCATTAAATGGGTTAAATAATTTTTAGAAAAATGAAATTCGAGTATCTTCTTACTTCCATCCTTAATGGTATGTAAAAACTCATACTCATCACCAAACAGGCTTATGGTAATGTCTGGTTTTAATTGTAATAACTTTTTTGTCAATTCTTTTTTAAACCTATTCTTATCTGTTTTAAATAATAGATTTAAAATTTTATTGTTAGTTGGGGTTAAGTTTAAACTATCAACAATTACATTTTTATTTAACTCAAAAAAACACCCATCTTTATTAGCTCTTCTAGATATAATAGTTACATCAAACTCTTTTTTAGATGCAAGCCAATTTGCTTTAGAAGTAAGAACACGCTCCATACCTCCAGAATTTTCTAATGAATCAATTA
Encoded here:
- a CDS encoding glycosyltransferase family 4 protein: MKIVYVIDSLENSGGMERVLTSKANWLASKKEFDVTIISRRANKDGCFFELNKNVIVDSLNLTPTNNKILNLLFKTDKNRFKKELTKKLLQLKPDITISLFGDEYEFLHTIKDGSKKILEFHFSKNYLTHLMDNIPNLSFRKFRKLYARYLQYKQQRVVLKYDKFVLLTEKDQSLWQKPSNSLVISNPLSFSSDKKSDGQQKEIIAIGRFIAQKGFDLLINAFRLITKNNPDWKLTIYGEGQDKDYLLDLINRYHLQKVILLKSPSKKIKEALLNSSILAFSSRYEGFGLVLTEAMECGLPCVAFDCECGPSEIISHKKDGYLVSDFNIDFFAKNLEYLMVNNKERLLMGQNASKNVKQFHIDKIMIKWTELFKDII